A segment of the Butyrivibrio fibrisolvens genome:
CATTCCAGTGGGTGGCAGTTAATAAATGATTTGAGTGTCTTTGAAAATTATATTAAATTCAAGAGCTTGATAGATGGAATGATATATTCTGTTTGGGATTTATCTGTCTGAGCGAAGCGAGTTTATAAATCCCGGAATATATCATTCCAGATATCATGCCTAGTTACAGGACGTAACTAGACATGTTTAGAAATACATGGATGTATTTCTATGTCGGTGAATTTTATATAATTTTCACGACACTCAAATCATTTATTAACTGCCACCCACTGGAATGCACAAAGCCCCCGCAATTCTATATAACAAAACCCCCTTGCTGTAGCAAGGGGGCGTCTAATCATAACTCAGATGTTTCGATCTGCTGGCCGTCTCTCCAGATTCTTTCGAGATCGTAGAACTTTCTGTTCTCTTCGTCGAAGATGTGGATGATGATATCGCCGTAGTCCATAAGGATCCACTTAGCGCCTTCATAGCCTTCAATATCCTTTGCTTCGTAGCCAGCTCTTCCAAGAGCTTCGTCTACGTGATCACCAAGAGCCTTAACCTGCTTGGTGCTTGAGCCGCTTGCAATGATGAAAAGATCAGCCATAACTGATACTTCACTGATATCAAGCGCTCTAACATCTACTGCTTTTGTATCTTCAAGTGCCTTGATAGCAAGTCTTGCCATTTCTTTTGACTTTTCTGTAATATTACTCAAATCTGTTCACCTTTCTGTAACTTGTTTTTATAGAATTCATAGGTTTGGATCGTCATAGGATCCATTTCATCGTCCTGACCGCCCAGATAATCAAGGGAATTCTTTAAGATATGGTATACGGCCTCGTCAAGGTCTGACAGGGCTTCTTTTCTTATAACATCCATATCCTTAAGCATCCGTCTGTTGGGCTCTATAAAATCAGCTGTAAAGATGATCTTATCAAGCCTGGTCATATCCGGTCTTCCGGTTGTGTGATATCTGATGGCATCAAGTATATACTGGTCCTCGATATCATACTTGTATCTTGCAAGACACATACCGGCTTTAGCGTGGATAAGCTTTTGATTTCTCATCTCTACGTCTGTTAGCTCTACGCCATACTTTTTGCAGATCTCAATCTGCTCGCTGTGTGGAATACACTTGGCACAGTCATGGAGCATTCCTGCGATTATAGCCTTTTCTATGTCTTCATCAAACACAAAAGCCATATTGGCTGCGGTATAGGCAACTCCAAGTGTATGATCAAATCTGTCCTTTTTAAGAACCTTCTCCATCTCAATACGGTACTTCTGAGAAGCTTCAATAATCTTCATTGCGCGAAACCTTTCGTCAAACGATCTTGTCCGGTGCTTCCATAATATCTTCTTCTGTACTTCCGTTGTCGCTGTAGAGTCCCTTTAATGCGATATATTCGATACAGCTTTCAGGAAGAAGGTACTTGATAGACTTATCTGCCTTAACTCTTTCCCTGATCATAGTTGAGGAGATCTCGATCCTACCCATTCTGATGGATTCAATCTTAGCTTCAGGAACCATCTGAGTGAGCTCTTTGATACGATTTTGGAGATTGTCCTCATCTGTATCATCACGAACTGCTGCAAGTATGGTGCAGGCTCTGAGTACATCTTCGAAACGGACCCATTTATCAATCTGATTGAGAGTATCGGCACCAACTATAAAATACAGTTCATCACCCGGATACATCTCAGAAAGCTGCTCAAGAGTCTCTATCGTATAGGTATCACCCGGTCTGTCAATTTCTATTCTTGATACTTTGAAGAAAGGGTTATCCTCAGTAGCTTTCTTTACAAGCTGATACCTGATCTCGCCACTTGGGATGTCCTGACCTCTTTTGAAATAAGATTCACCGCTTGGGATGAAGATAACGCGGTCAAGTTTAAACTGCTCGCGTGCACATTCTGCAACAAATAAATGAGCATAATGAATAGGGTTAAAGGTACCACCTATAATTCCAATACGTCTTTTTTCCATGAAAGTCTCCCTTTTCAAAATTCACTTTTTGTAAAAATAGAACATGGCACATTTACAGTGTTTTTAAGCAACCTCCATGTCTACATTACAATTGTAGCACAATGCCGGGATTTGATTTATTAAGATCAGATTAATTTTTTCATCAAAAGTGATTATTTTCTAGGAAGAATGATCTCAGGATTCTCCTGGAATCTCTTGTAGAGAACAACCTTACGTCCGATCACTTCTACAAGATCTGATCTTGTACGCTCTGCAAGTGTGATTCCTGCTGTCTTTACATCTTCAGGACAATTCTTAAGAATTGTTATCTTTATAAGTTCTCTTGTATTAAATGCTTCTGAAATTGCACCAACAACTTCAGGAGATACGGCACTTTTTCCAACCTGGAAAAGTGGATCTGTTGTTTGAGCGATACTTCTTAAATAAGCTCTCTGTTTACTTGTAAACTGCATATATTCCTTTCTTGCCGGATAGCTTCTTAAAGACAACTTCCGGTCATACACTACAAATCAATATTAGGGTTTCTATCCAATTATTATTCTTCAAAATCAGAATCATCTATATCTTCCGGATAGAAATCATCATCCATATCGTCAGGTGACTTAGTATCTGCGTTTCTGTAATAATCAAATGCAAGACCATACATACGAACTGTATCGCCTTCCTGGATTCCAAGTTCTTCGAGTCTGTCCAGAATTCCATTTTCTGCAAGGAAGTTCTGGAAGAATGCGAATCCTTTTTCGGAATCAAGGTTGGTATAACCAAGCATCTTCTCAATCTTAGGACCTTCAACTACGTACTCGTGCTCTTTGCTGTCATATTCAACAGTGAAGGCTTCGTTAACTGTCTTAAGTTCAACTTCAGGATCATATTCCTGATCGTAAACGACAGGCTTTTCGCCGAGTTCTTCAAGATTGGTACTTACATAATACAGAAGCTCTTTAAGTCCCTTACCTGTAAGTGTAGAAAGAGGGAATACTTTAACGCCCTTTGGCTCAAACTCAGCTCTTATCTTCTCTACAACCTCATTAGCCTCTTCTTCTGTGAGCATATCAAGCTTGTTGGCAGCAATGATCTGCTTCTTGCTTCCAAGGTCTGAGTTGTAGTTAGCAAGCTCCTTGTTGATTGCATATATATCTTCAATCGGGTCTCTGCCTTCTGTGCTTGCGGCATCAACCACGTGAATGATCATTCTGGTTCTGTCTATGTGACGGAGGAACTCATGTCCAAGGCCTGCACCTTCTGATGCACCTTCGATAAGTCCTGGAATATCAGCTACTACAAATCCCTTAGCATCGTCAAGATCTACTACGCCGAGCATAGGTGTAAGTGTAGTGAAGTGATAGTTTGCAACTTTGGGCTTAGCATTAGAAACCTTTGAAAGGAATGTTGACTTACCAACATTAGGAAAGCCTGCAAGACCAACGTCTGCAATGACTTTAAGCTCTAATATAAGCTCAAGTTCCTTGGCTGGCTGTCCGGGCTGTGCATACTTAGGAGCCTGCATCGTTGATGTGGCATAATGCATGTTACCGTTACCGCCTCTTCCGCCTTTTAAAATTGTAACTCTGTGATTATCGCCTGACATATCGGCAATGACTTTGCCGCTTACGGCTTCTTTGATAACAGTGCCTTCAGGAACTCTTAACACGATGTCATCTCCGGACTTACCGGTACATCTGTTCTGGCCGCCTTCTGCACCATCTACTGCCTTGTACTTTCCACCATAGTGGTAATCTGACAGTGTATTAAGACCGTTATCTACCTGAAAGATAACGTCGCCGCCTTTACCGCCGTCTCCGCCGTTAGGGCCGCCATTTGCGACGAATTTTTCTCTTCTGAATGAAACGTGGCCGTCGCCGCCTTTACCGCTTCTTACGTAAATTCTTGCCTGATCTACAAACTGAGGCATCTTATACTCCGTTTCTGACCGTCATCACAGAGGCACTGCCGCCTCCATTCCATCAGTCGCAAAAGATTGAGAATTTTCTTCGAAAATTTTCAATCTTCGGACATGTAAACATGTCCAAAAGTTTTGAAATATTCCAGAAAATTTCAACGTTGTTGTCATTAAATAAAAAGGGCTCCGAACAAATGCGTCCGGAGTCCCCATTAATTGCTCAAAACATGCGCTAAATAATAAATTACTCAGCCTTTTCTACAGGATGAACACTTGCCTGAGTCTTGCTTCTGCCCTTACGCTCAAATCTAAGAACGCCATCAACAAGAGCAAATAATGTATCATCTGAACCGATGCCTACATTAACACCAGGATGAATATGTGTTCCACGCTGTCTGTAAAGAATGTTTCCAGCCTTTACGAACTGACCATCAGCTCTTTTTGCTCCAAGGCGCTTTGACTCAGAATCACGACCGTTCTTGGTTGATCCTACACCTTTCTTATGAGCAAAAAATTGAAGGTTCATGTTTAACATGGCCTTATACCTCCTCGAATTTAATGTTCAAAAATTCTTTCCCATACTGTTCGAAGATACCATTAACGCCGAGTTCATAAGATTTCATCAAAAGAGTTGCCTCTTCAGAAATATTACCAGTCTTGTTCCTGAATGTACAAGTGATAATACCGTTCTCTTCATCGGATGAAACATCCATCAGATCGCCCGCAAAGTTCTCGATAGAATTGATCGTGTTGATGGTAAGCACTGAGAGTGCTGCACATACAATGTCCTGACCGTATTCGGCATAACCTGCATGTCCATCACACTTAAATCCCTTGTACCAGCCTTTGGAGTTCTTCTGAATTGTAATGTCTGTCATAGTATATGTCTTTCAGTATGCGTATTAATTACTACTTTAGCTTCTCAATTACAGAGAGATCTTGTTGATCTTAACCTGTGTGAAAGCCTGTCTGTGACCATTTTTCTTATGATATCCAGACTTTGGTTTGTACTTGTAAACAACAACCTTACGAGCACGATCCTGCTTTACAACAGTAGCCTCAACCTTAGCTGAAGCAACGTCTGAAGCAACCTTGAGCTCCTTGTCATCGTTAACAGCAATAACCTGATCGAATGTAACCTTCTCGTCAGCTGCAGCATCCAGCTTCTCAACGTTGATTACATCACCTTCGGAAACCTTGTACTGCTTACCACCTGTAACAATAATTGCGTACATAAGGCACCTCCTTCTTCAAAAAACTCGCTAACTATGGTGATGTCCGACGATTTCTTGCGTCCTCGAACGGGCATACTTGTACCTCGTTAAGCGGCATACTCTGATATAATACCCTCTATTTTTGATTTTGTCAATCGGAATTTTGTTTTTTCTTCAAAAAGAAAATAGTTGGCATCAGACGTATAAACCAGAGTTTCATTCGATTGGCTGTGCCTACGATATTACCTTTCCAATTATCGTAATTACGCATATAAATATCTTTAACTTTTCTGCCTTCTTCTATCCAGCCATTATTTAAGCAGTAAGAATAGCTCTGCTCAAGCTTCCACAGTGCCTTGGTCTTGATCTGGCACATAAGCTCATATCCAGGCTTGTGACTGTCATATATATCAACAGATTTGGCCATAGTCCTTACAGTTGCAACAATGCGTTTTTGGCCCATAGGATTAAGGTCGCTATTGTCATCAACTCTGTGATAATAGAGCCTGTCCTTGATCCATACGAAAGTTCCCTTTCGGCAGCCAACTTCTACGTTAAAGAGCATACTTTCCAGGAAATTACCTCTTGTAAAGGTGATCCCCTTAATAAATTCGGCTCTGTAAAGTTTGTTCCAGATAACGGCCGATGCGGGATTGGCCTGAGCCAGGAATTCTTTAATAAAAGCTATGTTATTGCCTACTCTGTTCATTTCATGCCATATGCTGATCCTGGTGTTGCCTTTTTTATCAATGAGTCTTTCGAAGCAGACTACAACATCGCCATTATTTTCTTTGGCAGCTCTTAACATCTTTTCATAAAAATGGCTGTCCAGATAGTCATCTGCATCTACAAATGAGATGTAAGTTCCCTTGGCTACATGGAGACCTGCGTTTCTGGCAGCGGATACGCCGCCTCTATCTTTATGAATAACCTGGATCCTCTGGTCGTTCTTGGCCCAGTTGTCGCAGATCGACGAGGTTTTGTCTGTAGAGCCGTCGTCAACAAGGATGATCTGAAGATTTTTGTAGGTCTGATTATAAATTGACTGGAGACATTCCGGAAGAAACTTTTTGTCGTTAAAGGTCGGGATGATGACGCTAATAAGATCGTTATACTCGATATTACCTTCAGCCATAAGATTGCCCCTCTTTTCTACCAGTAAAAAGAACTAATCTGGTCTATTTGATCAAAAGAACTCTTATCTATAGGTATATCGGCACGATCTTACAACTAAACAAGGCTTACCTGAGCGTCTTTAGAAATTCCTTGTGTTCATCGGATACTCTGAAGCTTTCGATCGCCTTTTGAATGGCTTTCTTATGAGTCCAGGGATCAAGCCTTCTCTTTTCAATATAAACAACGCTTTCGTCGTACTGCTTGGCGAGTGCTGTTGCGAAATACCAGGCAACCATCATCTTGACGTAGTAATCTTCTCCTTTGACACTTGCTACCCATTCAAGGTATTCCGGCTTGAAATCATCACCTAAGAATTCATTCATAAGCATACGCATACCGAATCTTGAGGTATATACGTGATCTGAATCGATCCATTTCTTTATCAGAGGAAGGATCTTTGCATGATTTTTCTTAAATACATTAGGACTTGCCTGATCACATACAGGCCAGCAGTCAACATAGGGAAGAAAGGTCTCTACGGCTTCTACGCATTTGTCAAAGTCCTTGATCATTGCTATTAGGAAAAAATGAACAAGATTTTCTTCATAATATTTGTGAGGAAGTTCTTTTAAGAAATCTTCTGCTTCCTGAGTGTCTTTTATATCCTTGGCAATCTTACGCATTTCGGGAGTTTTGACACCAAGGATAAGGTCTTTTGAGATGTTTGGCACAAGTTTAGACTGAAAATCTCTGTATTTTTCATTCCTAAGTTTCGATAATCTTTCATAAACAGACATTTTAAAACCTCCCTTAATTAGCAGCTACCACTTTCAAGAATATTCAGGGTGCTAATATTATATATCCAATAAGCCAACTTATTATCGCTTTTTCTTAAGGTAAATTGTATCACTATACGTGAATGCATTATATATGATTTCTGTATAAAAATAATATGAATGATATAGACTAGGCTTTTTATCCGGTCATGCAAAAAATATAATCTTTCAAACACTTATTTTTACTAGCATCTGGATACGTAATTATGATAATATTATATGTAAGAAATAAATATTGGTAAAAAATGTTTTTTTATTTCAAAGATCTGTTTCAAATTTTTTGATTATACGATTCATTTAAAAAATTATTAACTATTGCCATAGGGGGGTTATAGCCAGCATGAATCCGATTAAAGAAATTCAAAAACAAAAATACGCCGACTCTTTTAAGGCTCTGAAGATCATCCAGCTTCTGCTGATGGTACTTGTTATTATCGTCTATATTGTTCTGTTTATGTCGATCCCGGATATGCGTGATTACGTGGAGCATTCATATCTTCTCAGGATCACTAATATATCCTTGTTTATCCTGATACTTATTGGAATATTGATCACGATATTTGATCTGTCCAAGTATGTGCCTATACTTACTGAATATGAAGAGCAGAAAAACAAATCCTATCTTGATGCTCTTACAGGTATTCCTAACAGATTCAG
Coding sequences within it:
- the rsfS gene encoding ribosome silencing factor; its protein translation is MARLAIKALEDTKAVDVRALDISEVSVMADLFIIASGSSTKQVKALGDHVDEALGRAGYEAKDIEGYEGAKWILMDYGDIIIHIFDEENRKFYDLERIWRDGQQIETSEL
- the yqeK gene encoding bis(5'-nucleosyl)-tetraphosphatase (symmetrical) YqeK, with protein sequence MKIIEASQKYRIEMEKVLKKDRFDHTLGVAYTAANMAFVFDEDIEKAIIAGMLHDCAKCIPHSEQIEICKKYGVELTDVEMRNQKLIHAKAGMCLARYKYDIEDQYILDAIRYHTTGRPDMTRLDKIIFTADFIEPNRRMLKDMDVIRKEALSDLDEAVYHILKNSLDYLGGQDDEMDPMTIQTYEFYKNKLQKGEQI
- the nadD gene encoding nicotinate-nucleotide adenylyltransferase, with the translated sequence MEKRRIGIIGGTFNPIHYAHLFVAECAREQFKLDRVIFIPSGESYFKRGQDIPSGEIRYQLVKKATEDNPFFKVSRIEIDRPGDTYTIETLEQLSEMYPGDELYFIVGADTLNQIDKWVRFEDVLRACTILAAVRDDTDEDNLQNRIKELTQMVPEAKIESIRMGRIEISSTMIRERVKADKSIKYLLPESCIEYIALKGLYSDNGSTEEDIMEAPDKIV
- a CDS encoding YhbY family RNA-binding protein: MQFTSKQRAYLRSIAQTTDPLFQVGKSAVSPEVVGAISEAFNTRELIKITILKNCPEDVKTAGITLAERTRSDLVEVIGRKVVLYKRFQENPEIILPRK
- the obgE gene encoding GTPase ObgE, which produces MPQFVDQARIYVRSGKGGDGHVSFRREKFVANGGPNGGDGGKGGDVIFQVDNGLNTLSDYHYGGKYKAVDGAEGGQNRCTGKSGDDIVLRVPEGTVIKEAVSGKVIADMSGDNHRVTILKGGRGGNGNMHYATSTMQAPKYAQPGQPAKELELILELKVIADVGLAGFPNVGKSTFLSKVSNAKPKVANYHFTTLTPMLGVVDLDDAKGFVVADIPGLIEGASEGAGLGHEFLRHIDRTRMIIHVVDAASTEGRDPIEDIYAINKELANYNSDLGSKKQIIAANKLDMLTEEEANEVVEKIRAEFEPKGVKVFPLSTLTGKGLKELLYYVSTNLEELGEKPVVYDQEYDPEVELKTVNEAFTVEYDSKEHEYVVEGPKIEKMLGYTNLDSEKGFAFFQNFLAENGILDRLEELGIQEGDTVRMYGLAFDYYRNADTKSPDDMDDDFYPEDIDDSDFEE
- the rpmA gene encoding 50S ribosomal protein L27, which encodes MLNMNLQFFAHKKGVGSTKNGRDSESKRLGAKRADGQFVKAGNILYRQRGTHIHPGVNVGIGSDDTLFALVDGVLRFERKGRSKTQASVHPVEKAE
- a CDS encoding ribosomal-processing cysteine protease Prp → MTDITIQKNSKGWYKGFKCDGHAGYAEYGQDIVCAALSVLTINTINSIENFAGDLMDVSSDEENGIITCTFRNKTGNISEEATLLMKSYELGVNGIFEQYGKEFLNIKFEEV
- the rplU gene encoding 50S ribosomal protein L21, which gives rise to MYAIIVTGGKQYKVSEGDVINVEKLDAAADEKVTFDQVIAVNDDKELKVASDVASAKVEATVVKQDRARKVVVYKYKPKSGYHKKNGHRQAFTQVKINKISL
- a CDS encoding glycosyltransferase — protein: MAEGNIEYNDLISVIIPTFNDKKFLPECLQSIYNQTYKNLQIILVDDGSTDKTSSICDNWAKNDQRIQVIHKDRGGVSAARNAGLHVAKGTYISFVDADDYLDSHFYEKMLRAAKENNGDVVVCFERLIDKKGNTRISIWHEMNRVGNNIAFIKEFLAQANPASAVIWNKLYRAEFIKGITFTRGNFLESMLFNVEVGCRKGTFVWIKDRLYYHRVDDNSDLNPMGQKRIVATVRTMAKSVDIYDSHKPGYELMCQIKTKALWKLEQSYSYCLNNGWIEEGRKVKDIYMRNYDNWKGNIVGTANRMKLWFIRLMPTIFFLKKKQNSD
- a CDS encoding DNA alkylation repair protein, producing MSVYERLSKLRNEKYRDFQSKLVPNISKDLILGVKTPEMRKIAKDIKDTQEAEDFLKELPHKYYEENLVHFFLIAMIKDFDKCVEAVETFLPYVDCWPVCDQASPNVFKKNHAKILPLIKKWIDSDHVYTSRFGMRMLMNEFLGDDFKPEYLEWVASVKGEDYYVKMMVAWYFATALAKQYDESVVYIEKRRLDPWTHKKAIQKAIESFRVSDEHKEFLKTLR